One genomic region from Cyanobium usitatum str. Tous encodes:
- a CDS encoding SGNH/GDSL hydrolase family protein gives MATPSSQKIKGLFQQLYDFGDSLTSYGDFAAYLQKTVLAASAQPAWSGVSWSNANFGNQLGLRTKLGIPTPSTTPPAGLDIPSPFYQVVNPFVATPGLGTLGAPSFAIGGATSGTTSLYDILTITGLDGKTVALSSLFPKLAQTGVQNQINAALKQRIRPASNELALFQGGANDLLIAYIQEDPDIEGVLDQVMQNMRQNLSVQLRAAGSRQLMSFGLADFQGVVDGVPYQMPFLSNLLKQASQPDAPAWLQPWKSFVETGGLEEFQTEYATMLQELGREFPYSTVIYYTPEFGTNWDTYGKRLGNFDSYGINNTVDYAQATNQDLPAEATNAYLYFDDIHNTESGQEMTAQAMALTLESNREAIAAATLTNKQLGTSRPNVLLAKRENSELIGRAGNDLLRGNTGNDALWGDRGQDRLSGAQGNDWLQGGQGSDRLSGGRGADFFSYQNNDASSRWRDTITDFNGRQGDRLGITAVLDGKDPFANPGWEYIGSSPFSDAPAELRFANGRLQGDVDGDGKADLRIQLLGVTTFNPDWIS, from the coding sequence ATGGCTACTCCTTCAAGCCAAAAAATTAAGGGCCTGTTTCAACAGCTCTATGACTTCGGCGACAGCCTGACGTCCTACGGCGATTTCGCCGCCTATCTCCAGAAGACGGTGTTGGCGGCCAGCGCACAACCGGCTTGGAGTGGCGTCAGTTGGAGCAATGCCAACTTCGGCAACCAGCTCGGCCTGAGGACAAAACTGGGCATCCCGACGCCTTCAACAACGCCTCCAGCTGGGCTTGATATCCCTTCGCCCTTCTACCAGGTCGTCAATCCCTTTGTCGCCACTCCTGGCCTTGGGACACTAGGGGCGCCATCTTTTGCCATCGGTGGGGCCACCAGCGGCACCACCAGCCTCTACGACATCCTCACCATCACAGGCCTAGATGGGAAGACAGTGGCTCTGTCCAGCCTGTTCCCCAAACTGGCGCAGACGGGCGTTCAAAATCAGATCAATGCCGCCCTTAAACAACGGATTCGGCCCGCCTCCAACGAACTGGCCCTGTTCCAGGGTGGCGCAAACGATCTGCTGATCGCCTACATCCAGGAAGACCCGGACATTGAAGGCGTCTTGGACCAGGTGATGCAGAACATGCGCCAGAATCTCAGTGTGCAGCTGAGGGCTGCCGGCAGTCGCCAGTTGATGAGTTTTGGCCTGGCGGACTTCCAAGGCGTAGTGGATGGCGTGCCCTACCAGATGCCATTCCTGAGCAACCTGCTCAAGCAGGCCAGTCAACCGGATGCACCCGCCTGGCTCCAACCCTGGAAGAGTTTTGTGGAGACGGGTGGACTGGAAGAGTTCCAGACCGAATACGCCACCATGCTGCAGGAACTTGGCAGAGAGTTCCCCTACTCCACAGTCATTTATTACACACCCGAGTTTGGGACGAACTGGGACACCTACGGCAAGCGCTTGGGCAACTTCGACAGCTATGGGATCAATAACACCGTGGACTATGCCCAGGCCACGAACCAAGATCTGCCGGCAGAAGCTACCAACGCCTATCTCTACTTCGACGACATTCACAACACCGAAAGCGGCCAGGAGATGACAGCCCAGGCAATGGCCCTCACGCTCGAGAGCAACCGCGAGGCCATTGCCGCTGCCACCCTCACCAACAAGCAACTGGGCACCTCAAGGCCAAACGTCCTGCTGGCAAAACGGGAGAACAGCGAGCTCATCGGCCGGGCCGGCAACGACCTCCTGCGTGGCAACACGGGCAACGATGCTCTCTGGGGCGACCGGGGCCAGGACCGCCTCAGCGGCGCCCAAGGCAACGACTGGCTGCAGGGCGGCCAGGGCTCAGATCGGCTCAGCGGTGGAAGGGGAGCAGACTTTTTCTCTTATCAGAACAACGATGCTTCCAGCCGCTGGCGAGACACGATCACCGATTTCAACGGCCGGCAGGGCGATCGGCTGGGGATCACCGCAGTGCTGGACGGCAAAGATCCCTTCGCCAATCCAGGCTGGGAGTACATCGGCTCCAGTCCCTTCAGCGATGCACCGGCTGAACTGCGCTTTGCCAATGGGCGTTTGCAGGGCGATGTGGATGGCGATGGCAAGGCCGACCTACGCATTCAGCTGCTGGGGGTAACCACCTTTAACCCCGACTGGATCAGCTGA